A window of bacterium genomic DNA:
CGGCGAGCAGGTCTCGTTCCCGCTGGAGGTGCTGCCCAACATCCAGGCGGCCATGGAACGGTCCATCGGCCAGCAGGAGGAGGACCTTTCCAGCAAGCTGATCTCGCTGGCCTCCATCACCAGCATCTCGCCTTTGCTTGGACTGCTGGGTACGGTCTGGGGGATCATGATCGCTTTCGTGGACATCAAGAACTTTGGGTCGTCAAGCATTCAAGTCGTGGCCCCGGGCATCGCCGAGGCCCTGGTGACAACCATCGCCGGGCTGGTGGTGGCCATCCCGGCCTCCATGGCCTACAACGCATTCAACACCAACATCCGCCAGATGACGCTGGAGATGGAGAACCTGTCTTCGGAATTCCTGGGCGACCTGAGGATGCACTCGGTCTACGGAGGAAAGTAAGATGCGGCGCCAGCGCACCGGTTTGCAGCCGTTGGCCACCATCAACATGACCAACCTGATAGACGTCTGCATGACCCTGCTGATAACCTTCATGATCACCGCCCCAATGATGCGCTCCGGGGTGGACGTGGCCCTGCCCAAGTCTTCGTCCACCAAGCCCCAGGTGGAGGAGGGCCTGACCATCACTTTGACCTCGGGCGGCAAGATCATCGTCTCCAACCAGACCGTTTCCCA
This region includes:
- a CDS encoding MotA/TolQ/ExbB proton channel family protein → MFHTFAKETLWGLILGYDVFTNLIMFSLVYLSVYSWSVIIYKHRYFKKIKQANKKFMESFRRRKNFNDPFKSANPDSASFSVLAEGLAEAHRLSGGEQVSFPLEVLPNIQAAMERSIGQQEEDLSSKLISLASITSISPLLGLLGTVWGIMIAFVDIKNFGSSSIQVVAPGIAEALVTTIAGLVVAIPASMAYNAFNTNIRQMTLEMENLSSEFLGDLRMHSVYGGK
- a CDS encoding biopolymer transporter ExbD — protein: MRRQRTGLQPLATINMTNLIDVCMTLLITFMITAPMMRSGVDVALPKSSSTKPQVEEGLTITLTSGGKIIVSNQTVSQSAFPKVISGLLAANPSQPVYLKADKTVPYGLVVEVIGQLKELKVTNLGLVTEPKLGK